A genome region from Triticum aestivum cultivar Chinese Spring chromosome 2B, IWGSC CS RefSeq v2.1, whole genome shotgun sequence includes the following:
- the LOC123042720 gene encoding uncharacterized protein, with product MGSLFSSPAGRDSLPVSKKYIGRSIRSKEEDVALRISTLVDIAIEHYNSNNPGAEFEYPEYPPQSTTEMKAACIGFRGTFWYHLCFSAHPMDATTETQHFFAELYFDRQYLELAVETCIILEKPLCRFSSSCAFCPDESNILHPSDEKFVCGKQDHKKEFFRRRDMLVRPYNSFMTPPDIDNTVIDIDSAEDP from the exons ATGGGTTCCCTATTCTCTTCCCCCGCCGGCCGCGACTCTCTCCCAGTCTCCAAAAAGTACATTGGCCGCTCTATTAGGTCAAAAGA AGAGGACGTCGCCCTCCGAATTTCTACTCTTGTCGACATCGCCATCGAACATTACAACTCCAACAATCCA GGTGCCGAGTTTGAGTATCCTGAGTATCCTCCCCAGTCGACCACGGAGATGAAGGCTGCCTGCATCGGTTTTAGGGGAACTTTCTGGTACCACCTCTGCTTTTCGGCTCACCCCATGGATGCCACCACCGAGACGCAGCACTTTTTCGCTGAGCTATATTTTGATAGACAGTACCTTGAACTAGCCGTTGAAACATGCATCATCTTAG AAAAGCCGTTGTGCCGCTTTAGCAGCTCGTGTGCATTTTGTCCAGACGAATCCAATATCTTGCACCCAAGTGATGAAAAATTTGTCTGTGGAAAGCAAGATCACAAAAAAGAATTCTTCCGCAGGAGAGATATGCTAGTGCGGCCATACAATTCTTTTATGACACCTCCTGATATAGATAACACCGTCATAGACATAGATAGCGCCGAAGATCCATGA